From Fibrobacter sp. UWB16, one genomic window encodes:
- a CDS encoding FISUMP domain-containing protein, which translates to MVGSKKGNGSDEFGFNALPAGYRSAVLKADDGAITGGKFDGFGGYAYFWSATEDPENPESNAYYLFLSFSSDAASLNAFAKEDYRSVRCVR; encoded by the coding sequence ATGGTTGGTTCAAAAAAAGGTAACGGCTCCGATGAATTCGGATTCAACGCGCTCCCGGCGGGATATCGCAGCGCTGTTTTGAAAGCAGATGATGGTGCAATTACGGGTGGCAAGTTCGATGGCTTTGGCGGTTACGCGTATTTTTGGAGCGCGACCGAAGATCCTGAAAATCCAGAATCGAATGCGTATTATTTGTTCTTGTCGTTCAGCAGTGATGCTGCGAGTTTGAATGCGTTCGCGAAAGAGGACTATCGTTCTGTGCGCTGTGTCCGGTAA
- a CDS encoding FISUMP domain-containing protein has protein sequence MRIPFHSSFFITSLFFLLLACSESFTDSRDGQSYDVVKIGDLTWMAENLNYETETSACPDGDTRNCKRLGRLYTWAEAKTICPEGWRLPTKADFAALISAVNLATSGDAATSRAGNSGVVPNKVGAALKAKDGWFKKR, from the coding sequence ATGCGCATCCCATTTCATTCCTCTTTCTTTATCACCTCTCTTTTCTTCCTCCTCTTGGCTTGTTCCGAGTCCTTCACGGATTCGCGTGACGGGCAGAGTTATGATGTTGTGAAGATTGGCGATCTCACGTGGATGGCGGAAAATCTGAATTACGAAACGGAAACAAGTGCTTGCCCAGATGGTGATACTCGCAATTGCAAACGGTTGGGGCGGCTCTATACATGGGCGGAGGCGAAAACGATTTGCCCTGAGGGATGGCGCCTCCCAACGAAGGCGGACTTTGCGGCACTCATTTCTGCGGTGAATCTCGCAACTTCTGGGGATGCCGCGACGTCTCGTGCTGGCAATTCCGGCGTGGTCCCGAATAAAGTTGGCGCGGCTTTAAAGGCAAAGGATGGTTGGTTCAAAAAAAGGTAA